The Candidatus Koribacter versatilis Ellin345 genome has a segment encoding these proteins:
- a CDS encoding YybH family protein: MVRRALWIGLMLLLGCAAFAQKPEDVLLKADRDFSHDVQTKRLEGFLPWIAPGIVTFGSTNLKGLDEVRKTWKEAFDDADFQLSWEPAKAEMFPSGTMGYTTGRFTILDKAMAGPTVTKGTYLTVWQKQKDGSWKVLADGGSPDEPVWKE; encoded by the coding sequence ATGGTAAGACGAGCGTTGTGGATAGGGCTGATGCTGTTGCTGGGGTGCGCGGCGTTCGCGCAGAAGCCGGAAGATGTGCTATTGAAAGCGGACCGCGACTTTTCACACGATGTGCAGACCAAGCGTCTCGAAGGGTTCCTGCCGTGGATTGCGCCGGGCATTGTGACCTTCGGCAGTACGAATCTTAAAGGCCTCGATGAAGTCCGCAAGACCTGGAAAGAAGCCTTCGATGATGCGGATTTCCAACTGAGTTGGGAGCCGGCGAAGGCGGAGATGTTTCCTTCAGGGACAATGGGATACACCACCGGCCGTTTCACCATCCTCGATAAGGCAATGGCCGGGCCGACCGTAACTAAGGGAACGTACCTGACCGTATGGCAGAAGCAAAAAGACGGCTCTTGGAAGGTATTGGCCGACGGTGGTAGCCCCGACGAGCCGGTCTGGAAAGAGTGA
- a CDS encoding GNAT family N-acetyltransferase, whose translation MSQGEVTIRVCTELKEWEQCVGLQREVWGFSDLDLVPLRMFSVASKIGGQVIGAYDGERMVGFALAIPGTRNGHSYLHSHMLAVAESHRNHGLGRKIKLFQREDAIARGYELMEWTFDPLEIKNAFLNLTKLGAIARRYNINQYGITSSPLQGFLPTDRLVAEWWLKSKRVETLLNTGSMPAVKPELKIEVPAEIYAWKAHEDTRAKAKEVQSRNRDLFFDSFGRGLACLGYERDAHGNGAFLVGRWDENWSYATGPITQ comes from the coding sequence ATGAGCCAGGGCGAAGTGACGATTCGGGTATGCACCGAATTGAAGGAATGGGAGCAGTGCGTTGGATTACAACGCGAGGTCTGGGGCTTTAGTGATCTCGACCTCGTTCCGCTGCGCATGTTCTCGGTGGCGTCGAAAATTGGCGGCCAGGTAATCGGAGCCTACGATGGCGAGCGCATGGTCGGCTTCGCGCTCGCGATCCCCGGCACGCGTAACGGCCATTCTTACTTGCACTCGCACATGCTGGCCGTTGCCGAGAGCCACCGGAACCACGGCCTCGGAAGGAAGATCAAACTCTTCCAGCGGGAGGATGCCATTGCCCGTGGCTACGAACTCATGGAATGGACCTTCGATCCGTTGGAGATCAAGAACGCCTTCCTGAACCTGACCAAGCTGGGTGCGATCGCGCGGCGATACAACATCAACCAATACGGGATTACCAGTTCTCCGCTGCAAGGTTTCCTGCCGACGGACCGACTAGTCGCCGAGTGGTGGTTGAAGTCGAAGCGCGTCGAGACGCTGCTGAACACGGGTTCAATGCCGGCGGTGAAGCCGGAGTTGAAGATTGAAGTTCCCGCTGAAATTTACGCATGGAAAGCCCACGAGGATACGCGCGCGAAAGCCAAAGAGGTGCAGTCGCGCAATCGCGATTTGTTCTTCGACAGCTTTGGGCGCGGCTTGGCCTGCCTCGGCTATGAGCGGGATGCGCATGGTAACGGCGCGTTTCTAGTAGGACGATGGGACGAGAACTGGTCGTACGCGACAGGACCGATCACTCAATGA
- the mazG gene encoding nucleoside triphosphate pyrophosphohydrolase: protein MTTTGDRFERAVAIMKRLRAPGGCPWDREQTFDTIKPFTLEETYEVIEAIDNRDWDELPGELGDLLLQILFYAQMAAEEGKFTIDEVVETLSNKLVNRHPHVFGTVEANTAAEVVRNWEMLKAQERAASGKHQAKEAANKSLLAGVSLGLPGLIEAGKISNKAAGVGFEWPKIEGLFEKLTEETVELREELKHFPGGEPTPPSQHGIASSTGEEALEDGLRARLEDEIGDLLFTVVNLARYVRVDPESALKRTNRKFRARFLAMEQTAEQQGRKLDGLSLEELEELWQQSKRVERDGK, encoded by the coding sequence ATGACGACGACAGGGGATCGCTTCGAACGCGCCGTGGCGATCATGAAGCGGCTACGCGCGCCGGGCGGGTGTCCATGGGACCGCGAGCAGACCTTCGACACGATCAAGCCTTTCACGCTGGAAGAGACTTACGAGGTCATCGAAGCGATTGACAATCGCGACTGGGACGAACTGCCGGGAGAACTCGGAGATCTGCTGCTGCAGATCCTTTTTTATGCGCAAATGGCAGCCGAGGAAGGGAAGTTCACGATTGACGAAGTCGTCGAGACACTCTCGAACAAGCTGGTGAACCGCCATCCGCACGTGTTTGGAACTGTCGAAGCCAACACCGCCGCCGAGGTCGTGCGCAATTGGGAGATGCTGAAGGCGCAGGAACGCGCGGCCAGCGGCAAGCACCAGGCGAAAGAGGCAGCGAACAAATCGCTGCTGGCCGGCGTTTCGCTGGGACTGCCAGGCCTGATCGAAGCCGGTAAGATCAGCAACAAGGCTGCGGGCGTTGGCTTCGAGTGGCCGAAGATCGAGGGACTGTTCGAAAAGCTGACGGAAGAAACCGTCGAGCTGCGCGAGGAACTAAAGCATTTTCCCGGAGGCGAGCCGACACCCCCGAGCCAGCACGGAATTGCGAGTTCCACCGGCGAAGAAGCTCTGGAAGATGGGCTACGGGCGCGGCTTGAGGATGAGATTGGCGATTTATTATTTACGGTGGTGAACCTGGCGCGATATGTTCGAGTGGACCCGGAATCGGCGTTGAAGCGCACCAACCGTAAATTCCGCGCGCGTTTTCTCGCGATGGAACAAACAGCAGAACAGCAAGGCAGGAAGTTGGACGGCCTCTCGCTGGAGGAGTTGGAAGAACTGTGGCAGCAGTCGAAACGAGTAGAGCGGGACGGGAAATGA
- the menC gene encoding o-succinylbenzoate synthase, whose protein sequence is MKIEAITLREIEMPLVNFFETSFGRIYSRRMLLVTMHCDGVDGWGECVADEAPFYSPESVDTAWLIIRMYLAPMLLGKEVERGADVQPLLARVRGHRMAKGVLENAMWDAEAKAKNLPIWKLLGGSREKIPCGVSIGIQDSHEQLLDKIETELAAGYQRIKVKVKPGWDVEVLEKIRKRWPDILLSCDANSAYTLSDFEHLKEFEQFKLLMIEQPLWNDDFYFHAALQKQLKTALCLDEAIESWRDAQAALELGACRIVNIKVGRVGGFSEAIAVHDIAQRFGVPVWCGGMLECGLGRSHNIALSTLPNFSLPGDVSASKRYWKEDVIEPEVTVSPDGFIPIRDVPGTGYTLREDQIERITTKKETVRA, encoded by the coding sequence ATGAAAATCGAAGCAATTACACTGCGCGAAATTGAAATGCCGCTGGTCAACTTTTTCGAGACCAGCTTTGGGCGTATCTACAGCCGCCGCATGCTACTGGTGACGATGCATTGCGATGGCGTGGACGGCTGGGGCGAGTGCGTAGCTGACGAGGCGCCGTTTTATAGCCCGGAGTCGGTGGATACGGCGTGGCTGATTATTCGCATGTACCTGGCGCCGATGCTGCTCGGCAAAGAAGTGGAGCGAGGCGCCGACGTTCAGCCGCTGCTGGCGCGCGTGCGCGGCCATCGCATGGCCAAGGGCGTCCTTGAGAACGCAATGTGGGACGCCGAAGCGAAGGCGAAGAATCTGCCGATATGGAAGCTGCTCGGCGGTTCCCGTGAAAAGATTCCGTGTGGCGTGTCGATCGGCATCCAGGACTCGCACGAGCAGTTGCTCGACAAGATTGAGACCGAACTCGCCGCTGGCTATCAGCGCATCAAGGTGAAGGTGAAGCCGGGATGGGACGTCGAAGTGCTCGAGAAAATTCGCAAGCGCTGGCCCGACATCCTGCTGAGCTGCGATGCGAATTCGGCATACACGCTGAGCGACTTCGAGCACCTCAAAGAGTTCGAGCAATTCAAGCTGCTGATGATCGAGCAGCCCCTCTGGAACGACGACTTCTACTTCCATGCCGCGCTACAGAAGCAACTGAAGACAGCCCTCTGTCTCGATGAGGCAATCGAAAGCTGGCGCGATGCGCAGGCCGCGCTGGAACTGGGCGCCTGCAGGATCGTCAACATCAAGGTCGGGCGCGTTGGCGGATTCAGCGAAGCCATCGCAGTCCACGACATCGCGCAACGCTTCGGCGTGCCGGTGTGGTGCGGCGGCATGCTCGAGTGCGGCCTCGGACGGTCGCATAACATCGCGCTCTCGACGCTGCCAAATTTCTCGCTACCTGGCGATGTGTCGGCGTCCAAACGATATTGGAAGGAAGACGTAATCGAGCCCGAAGTCACGGTTTCGCCGGATGGCTTTATTCCGATTCGCGACGTGCCGGGTACGGGATATACGTTGCGCGAAGATCAGATTGAGAGAATCACCACGAAGAAAGAGACGGTGAGGGCATAG
- the yvcK gene encoding gluconeogenesis factor YvcK family protein, translated as MKVVAIGGGTGLSTILRGLKRYVGRAGDNAPHSGAVIGRLTAIVTVSDDGGSSGRLRKEFNVPPPGDIRNCIVALSEEEELLSRIFQYRFRHGEGLKDHNFGNLFLLALSDLTGDFAEAVRLSSEVLATRGHIFPATTSHVQLEAIMDDGTTVTGETQITASKRRIVNLRMIPNDAQPIPDALQAIEEADLITIGPGSLFTSLVPNLLVSAIPKAICESKAVKVFICNLMTQANESLGLTAADHIRALYDHAQCQLFNYALVNNAPAPEDLRTRYAQEGQEQIAIDIDRIRQLGVKSLLGNYLDVYRRNEDGTPVVRHNTQRVAEDLIKIGTETKRAARTS; from the coding sequence TTGAAAGTCGTTGCCATTGGCGGCGGGACGGGCTTGTCCACCATCCTGCGCGGATTGAAGCGCTACGTTGGCCGTGCCGGCGACAACGCACCGCATAGCGGCGCCGTGATTGGCCGCCTGACCGCGATCGTTACCGTCAGCGACGACGGCGGATCCAGCGGTCGTCTGCGGAAAGAATTCAACGTTCCACCGCCGGGCGACATTCGCAACTGCATCGTCGCACTCTCGGAAGAAGAAGAACTGCTCTCGCGGATCTTTCAGTACCGGTTTCGGCACGGCGAAGGCCTGAAGGACCACAACTTCGGCAACCTCTTCCTGCTCGCGCTCTCCGATCTCACCGGCGACTTTGCAGAGGCCGTGCGGCTCTCGTCGGAAGTGCTCGCAACGCGCGGGCATATCTTCCCTGCTACGACGAGCCATGTGCAGCTCGAGGCCATCATGGATGATGGGACGACTGTCACAGGGGAAACGCAAATCACTGCGAGCAAGCGGCGCATTGTGAACCTGCGCATGATTCCCAATGACGCGCAGCCGATTCCCGACGCCCTGCAGGCCATAGAAGAAGCCGACCTCATCACCATCGGCCCCGGATCGCTCTTTACAAGTCTCGTGCCGAACTTGCTGGTCAGCGCCATTCCCAAAGCCATCTGTGAATCGAAGGCGGTGAAAGTCTTCATATGCAACCTGATGACTCAGGCCAACGAGAGCCTTGGCCTGACCGCTGCCGACCATATCCGCGCGCTCTACGACCATGCTCAGTGCCAGCTATTCAACTACGCGCTCGTGAACAACGCGCCCGCGCCGGAAGATCTGCGCACCCGCTATGCGCAGGAAGGCCAGGAACAGATTGCGATTGATATCGATCGCATTCGCCAGCTCGGCGTGAAATCGCTCTTAGGAAATTATCTCGACGTGTATCGCCGCAACGAGGACGGCACGCCCGTTGTTCGGCACAACACGCAACGCGTGGCGGAGGATTTGATTAAGATCGGAACGGAAACGAAGAGAGCGGCGCGGACCAGCTAG
- a CDS encoding carboxypeptidase regulatory-like domain-containing protein, producing MKRWCSALVAGILAVSSAVFADTCGEASNSTVNLARNFRLTVTDATRATRQGIKVSLGSVDRYDTMHPVATGTTDSNGVLNFVKVVAGDYTLQMIDATTERQRRKVHVAVTGDAAYEFSWPFVNWMQLRAASGLLHYYAEPMRHWNIALLQFPDAVEISNTDTDNQGRFDLPALSAGRYWLEVAENNTQTGIKRPVGRIPINVTLDEKLPALDSIFITTSSCGLNYDQFCTLPPEKLTGSCLQIVNSKGTAIAATANLISLVGSSTTKFSTDKDGYFKLPAFVGDYDLTIYAKDYTPVRQRIHLSPTDSTCNTAIVIPMYPFGSSCKAPLPGKGN from the coding sequence ATGAAACGATGGTGCAGTGCGCTGGTCGCAGGCATTCTCGCCGTATCATCTGCCGTTTTTGCCGACACCTGTGGTGAAGCTTCTAACAGCACCGTAAACCTGGCGCGAAATTTTCGCCTCACGGTTACGGACGCCACGAGGGCGACGCGGCAGGGAATCAAGGTTTCACTCGGCAGCGTTGACCGCTACGACACCATGCATCCGGTCGCTACCGGAACGACCGACAGCAACGGTGTGTTGAACTTCGTGAAGGTCGTCGCCGGCGATTACACCCTGCAAATGATAGACGCCACCACGGAACGTCAGCGCCGCAAGGTCCACGTTGCCGTCACCGGCGACGCTGCTTACGAGTTCTCATGGCCGTTCGTGAACTGGATGCAGTTGCGTGCCGCGAGTGGCTTACTTCACTACTATGCGGAGCCCATGCGCCACTGGAACATCGCTCTGCTGCAGTTTCCCGACGCCGTGGAAATCTCAAACACCGATACCGACAACCAGGGCCGCTTCGATCTTCCGGCGTTGAGCGCAGGACGGTACTGGCTGGAAGTCGCGGAGAACAATACGCAGACCGGGATCAAGCGTCCCGTAGGACGGATTCCGATCAACGTCACCCTCGACGAGAAACTTCCGGCACTTGATTCGATCTTTATCACCACGTCTTCCTGCGGGTTGAACTACGACCAGTTCTGTACGCTGCCGCCGGAGAAACTTACCGGCTCGTGTCTCCAGATCGTGAACAGCAAGGGCACGGCGATCGCGGCGACGGCGAACCTGATTTCTCTAGTAGGCAGTTCAACGACCAAGTTCAGCACCGACAAAGACGGCTATTTCAAGCTGCCGGCCTTTGTCGGCGACTACGATTTAACAATCTATGCGAAGGACTACACGCCGGTGCGGCAGAGAATTCACCTCTCGCCCACCGACTCGACGTGTAACACCGCAATCGTGATCCCGATGTATCCGTTTGGATCGAGCTGCAAAGCACCACTACCAGGAAAGGGCAACTAA
- a CDS encoding CPBP family intramembrane glutamic endopeptidase, with the protein MSQTARPVFEVAFTFTLIMLALWSPRPLQDWLSLAAFAWIVLSTVGIRANRNAVEFSFRGFKRALWIMPTAIALATLQVLLARHEQTLHPPFTNGIMISRVWGYVIWSFLQQFILQEYFLLRFLRLVKRPALAVMLSATLFAVAHIPNPVLTVLTLIWGAAACTLFLRYRDLYSLGFAHAVFGLTIAVCVPAAMHHNMRVGLGYLRYHPPHKAQRSQMDHKVSTDACVMADAATRRSCLQARP; encoded by the coding sequence GTGAGCCAGACCGCGCGGCCTGTGTTCGAGGTCGCTTTCACTTTTACGCTGATCATGCTGGCGCTGTGGTCGCCGCGCCCGCTCCAAGACTGGCTCTCGCTCGCCGCTTTCGCCTGGATTGTTCTCTCCACCGTCGGCATCCGCGCCAATCGCAATGCGGTCGAATTCAGCTTCCGCGGTTTTAAACGCGCGCTCTGGATTATGCCAACCGCCATCGCGCTCGCCACGCTCCAGGTCCTGCTCGCCCGCCACGAGCAAACGCTTCACCCGCCGTTCACGAATGGCATCATGATCTCGCGCGTTTGGGGATACGTGATCTGGTCGTTTCTCCAGCAGTTCATCCTGCAGGAATACTTCCTGCTGCGTTTTCTCCGACTCGTGAAGCGGCCCGCGCTTGCGGTGATGTTGAGCGCGACGTTGTTTGCGGTGGCGCACATCCCCAATCCGGTGCTCACGGTACTCACGCTGATTTGGGGCGCAGCGGCCTGCACGTTATTCCTGCGTTACCGCGATCTCTATTCCCTAGGCTTTGCACACGCGGTCTTCGGATTGACGATCGCAGTCTGCGTGCCTGCAGCGATGCACCACAACATGCGTGTGGGCCTCGGCTATCTCCGCTATCATCCGCCGCACAAAGCTCAGCGCAGCCAGATGGACCACAAAGTGTCTACCGACGCATGCGTGATGGCCGACGCCGCCACCCGACGCTCCTGCCTCCAGGCCCGCCCGTAG
- a CDS encoding CYCXC family (seleno)protein — MKKPLMLIAMLATLALLAFAQNDNPVPAFNPGPPSKAEHLPDILSKDLRTGESFQNAAQMHAYELAEKIPDVLHQLPCYCYCDRGHGHKSLRTCYESTHAAHCGVCLKEAYYAYQQTKLKKTPRQIREGIIRGDWQQIDLDTAVSMN; from the coding sequence GTGAAGAAACCGCTCATGCTGATTGCGATGCTCGCCACGCTTGCGTTGCTTGCCTTTGCACAGAACGACAACCCGGTTCCCGCGTTTAACCCCGGACCGCCGAGCAAGGCCGAGCATCTGCCCGATATCCTTTCAAAGGACCTGCGGACGGGCGAGAGCTTCCAGAACGCCGCCCAGATGCACGCTTACGAGCTGGCGGAAAAGATTCCCGACGTCTTGCATCAGCTTCCCTGTTATTGCTACTGCGATCGCGGACACGGGCACAAAAGCCTGCGGACTTGCTACGAGAGCACCCATGCAGCGCACTGCGGTGTATGTCTCAAAGAGGCTTATTATGCGTATCAGCAGACGAAGCTGAAGAAGACGCCCAGGCAGATTCGGGAAGGTATTATCCGCGGCGATTGGCAGCAAATCGACCTCGATACCGCCGTCAGCATGAACTAA
- the lepB gene encoding signal peptidase I, translated as MNEEVPKPAGNTVVDAPGSSFRIWQMWARDIFIALAFSAFIIIFLYQPVKVEGTSMMPGLTDQERIFINKFVYKIEPISRGDVIVFRYPLDPTKSYIKRVAAVAGDRIRIDDGTLYVNGRRIREAYVPTDYIDNRTYPESMVPPHTYFVLGDHRNLSNDSRDFGPVPEQLIYGKAVFAYWPVDKMGTLH; from the coding sequence ATGAACGAAGAAGTACCTAAGCCCGCAGGGAATACCGTCGTTGACGCGCCGGGTTCGTCATTTCGAATCTGGCAGATGTGGGCGCGCGACATCTTCATCGCGCTGGCGTTCTCGGCGTTCATCATCATCTTCCTCTATCAACCGGTGAAGGTAGAGGGCACCAGCATGATGCCCGGCCTCACCGACCAGGAACGGATATTCATCAACAAGTTCGTGTACAAGATTGAGCCAATTTCGCGCGGGGACGTGATTGTGTTCCGGTATCCGCTGGACCCGACCAAGAGCTACATCAAGCGTGTGGCTGCAGTAGCGGGCGATAGGATCCGCATTGATGACGGAACGTTGTACGTGAATGGCCGGCGCATTCGTGAAGCGTATGTTCCCACCGATTACATTGACAACCGCACCTATCCCGAGTCGATGGTGCCGCCACACACCTATTTCGTGCTCGGCGATCATCGCAATCTTTCCAACGACAGCCGCGATTTCGGCCCGGTTCCCGAACAGTTGATCTACGGCAAGGCGGTTTTCGCTTATTGGCCCGTGGACAAGATGGGCACTCTGCACTAG
- the carA gene encoding glutamine-hydrolyzing carbamoyl-phosphate synthase small subunit, protein MEAILALEDGRVFRGKGYGAASECIGEVVFNTSITGYQEIFTDPSYAGQIVVLANPQIGNYGTNPEDEEAVKPYIEGLIVREFSKVTSNWRSSDDANDYLERHNVPVLAEIDTRALVRHLRDNGVMRGVISTTEKDVAKLVAKAKSIPKMDGTDLAKVVTTPKLYNWAKGPIEIGKPTEIAQPRHKVVAYDFGIKHNILRMLTGSCCDVTVVPAQTSAEDVLAMKPDGVFLSNGPGDPEPVTYAQKSIQGLMGRVPVFGICLGHQLVGLALGGKTYKLKFGHHGGNHPVKNNTTGKVEITAHNHNFAVDPDSLKQSEVELTHVDLNDNTLEGLRHRSLPLFSVQYHPEASPGPHDSHYLFGDFVKMMDEWKGK, encoded by the coding sequence GTGGAAGCAATCCTTGCGCTGGAAGATGGCCGCGTCTTCCGAGGCAAAGGTTACGGAGCAGCAAGCGAGTGTATCGGGGAAGTAGTTTTTAATACTTCCATAACCGGCTATCAGGAAATCTTCACTGATCCTTCCTACGCCGGCCAGATCGTCGTTCTTGCCAACCCACAAATTGGCAACTACGGGACGAATCCCGAAGATGAAGAGGCCGTAAAGCCTTACATTGAGGGTCTGATCGTGCGCGAGTTCTCGAAGGTCACCTCGAACTGGCGCTCATCCGACGATGCCAACGATTACCTTGAGCGCCACAACGTCCCCGTTCTCGCCGAGATCGATACCCGCGCCTTGGTGCGCCATCTGCGCGACAACGGCGTGATGCGCGGCGTGATTTCTACAACCGAAAAAGACGTCGCGAAGCTCGTTGCCAAAGCGAAGTCGATTCCGAAGATGGATGGCACCGACCTCGCGAAGGTCGTAACGACCCCGAAGCTCTACAACTGGGCCAAAGGGCCGATCGAAATCGGCAAGCCCACGGAGATCGCACAGCCGCGACACAAGGTCGTGGCTTACGACTTCGGCATCAAGCACAACATCCTGCGCATGCTGACGGGATCGTGCTGCGATGTGACCGTGGTTCCGGCGCAGACGTCGGCGGAAGACGTGCTCGCCATGAAGCCCGACGGTGTGTTCCTGTCGAACGGGCCCGGCGATCCCGAGCCTGTCACTTACGCGCAGAAGAGCATTCAAGGCCTGATGGGTCGCGTGCCAGTCTTCGGCATCTGTCTCGGACATCAACTCGTCGGTCTGGCGCTTGGTGGTAAGACCTACAAGCTTAAGTTCGGTCACCATGGCGGCAATCATCCGGTGAAGAACAACACCACCGGCAAAGTCGAGATCACAGCGCACAATCACAACTTCGCGGTCGATCCCGATTCGCTCAAGCAGAGCGAAGTCGAACTGACGCACGTGGACCTGAACGACAACACGCTTGAAGGTCTGCGGCACCGATCGCTGCCGTTGTTCAGTGTGCAGTACCACCCGGAGGCTTCGCCCGGGCCGCACGATTCGCATTATCTCTTCGGTGACTTCGTGAAGATGATGGACGAGTGGAAAGGGAAGTAG
- a CDS encoding tetratricopeptide repeat protein, whose product MKKKAPPKLKETMAKSQQTKPVNKRRAEAAAPESPAGKALTTSNDPRFQQAVQNYEHGLKAMQGHKFDKAIAFLEKVVAGPSPELADRASVHLSTCKQQMSRTENASKFKTPEEHYDFAISLVNMGDYITAREHFDKLLKTHPTKDFIWYGAAVLECLTSHYPEALRALAESIRLNPSNRFQARNDSDFNNLTEDPRFTELLYPDIGYEGPSSTRY is encoded by the coding sequence ATGAAAAAGAAAGCACCACCAAAACTTAAAGAGACAATGGCCAAGTCACAGCAAACAAAGCCGGTTAATAAGCGCCGCGCAGAAGCAGCCGCGCCCGAGTCACCGGCCGGCAAGGCGCTGACCACGTCCAACGACCCCCGTTTTCAACAGGCTGTGCAAAACTACGAGCATGGCCTGAAGGCCATGCAGGGCCACAAATTCGATAAGGCCATTGCTTTTCTCGAGAAGGTCGTCGCCGGTCCAAGCCCCGAGTTGGCGGACCGAGCTTCCGTTCATCTCAGCACCTGCAAACAGCAAATGTCCCGCACCGAGAATGCCAGCAAATTCAAGACTCCCGAGGAGCACTACGACTTCGCGATCTCGCTGGTGAACATGGGCGACTACATCACCGCCCGGGAGCACTTTGACAAGTTGCTCAAGACGCATCCGACCAAAGACTTCATTTGGTACGGCGCTGCCGTTCTCGAGTGCCTGACCAGCCACTATCCCGAAGCGTTGCGCGCGCTGGCGGAATCGATCCGCCTGAACCCCTCGAACCGCTTCCAGGCCCGCAACGATTCCGACTTCAATAATCTGACCGAGGACCCCCGTTTCACCGAGCTCCTCTACCCTGATATCGGATACGAAGGCCCCTCGTCCACGCGTTATTAG